In a single window of the Thermofilum uzonense genome:
- a CDS encoding RAMP superfamily CRISPR-associated protein, producing MSGARGLLTIKRRIWADCEIELLEPLRVGAGRDPESPIDLPVLRDSIGRPVIPGSTLKGFFRSYLSRLLLAYRIAGGSSVEVDGIKVELKPCIDSISEKRMDASKLEDLCVLDKVFGYSGRNISFSSLIKFTDAEPVSLVGTLKRTHVSLDRKRDAAEKKMLTKVEAIKERAGDPTKYRFTIIYDELGDPLFSDANNAFMLLLTMLNKGLEEFIGGWKSRGYGRARIKLMKIRVADVSDLLNGNIREVNLGDIVPRR from the coding sequence ATGAGCGGAGCTAGAGGTCTGTTGACAATAAAAAGAAGGATATGGGCAGATTGTGAGATCGAGCTTCTTGAACCGCTGAGAGTGGGTGCTGGTAGAGATCCAGAGTCTCCAATAGACCTTCCAGTTCTGAGGGACTCCATTGGAAGGCCGGTTATACCAGGATCGACCTTGAAGGGCTTCTTCAGGTCCTATCTTTCCCGTCTTCTCCTTGCTTACAGGATAGCTGGAGGCTCTTCTGTGGAGGTCGATGGGATTAAGGTGGAGTTAAAACCATGCATCGATAGCATCTCCGAGAAAAGGATGGATGCAAGTAAGCTAGAGGATTTATGCGTACTAGACAAGGTGTTCGGGTATTCTGGAAGGAACATCTCATTTTCATCGCTGATAAAATTCACTGATGCTGAGCCAGTTAGCTTAGTTGGTACTCTAAAGAGGACTCATGTTTCGCTGGACAGGAAAAGAGATGCAGCTGAGAAAAAGATGCTTACAAAAGTGGAGGCAATAAAGGAGCGTGCGGGAGATCCAACAAAATACAGATTTACCATAATATACGATGAGCTTGGCGATCCCCTATTCTCGGATGCCAATAATGCATTCATGTTGCTGCTTACAATGCTGAATAAAGGTCTGGAGGAGTTCATTGGAGGATGGAAAAGCAGGGGATATGGAAGAGCTAGGATAAAGCTGATGAAAATCAGAGTAGCAGATGTGAGCGATCTGCTTAATGGAAACATTAGAGAGGTAAATCTTGGGGATATAGTTCCCAGGAGGTGA
- a CDS encoding CRISPR-associated DxTHG motif protein, translating into MGRTLLIATWGQPALWGPAVYVLEERERRTLEHCTSLPLLLEKYGDADVALLVLDSLVDEYADGRREGACYECYDKLRGLLQGAARAASYSELRKGVKKFVEELLECMGIDGRARVVVCPAVGSPGGRWSFESKPGDFEAVALAGLGPRCLEEGYERVVLDLTHGVNFMPAVALRVAERLANILLLAHGAKSVKLEVYNSDPYPPRSQRPELRLNLVAREEVRAVRVPAPLPERLLRPTRQLDSQTSEGVRRVNEEYKRTVEVSLSALYYPLPLALHYSLSQAGEAPLRVMEDALGLWEHTVSVCGQRVKGALRLEPDAVYALLLVEAVLRGLGRPEYPARLERLRETVKLYESISEPHYYLIVDELSRVEGALAKRKPLLIRLRLLLRSLVERRPQRGVRLCELYGEECRDGTPDKRVMIAHAGLQKELVLVDPQGTISYKGDVRQMLKEGGLLIPFAE; encoded by the coding sequence GTGGGTAGGACGCTGCTGATCGCTACATGGGGGCAGCCAGCCCTCTGGGGGCCGGCCGTCTACGTTCTGGAGGAGAGGGAGAGGCGCACGCTGGAGCACTGCACCTCGCTCCCCCTGCTCCTCGAGAAGTACGGGGACGCTGACGTGGCGCTACTCGTCCTGGACAGCCTGGTCGACGAGTACGCGGACGGTAGGAGGGAGGGGGCCTGCTACGAGTGCTACGACAAGCTGCGGGGACTGTTGCAGGGGGCGGCGCGCGCGGCAAGCTACTCGGAGCTCCGGAAAGGGGTTAAGAAGTTCGTCGAGGAACTGCTAGAGTGCATGGGGATCGATGGGAGGGCCCGCGTCGTCGTCTGCCCGGCCGTGGGGAGTCCTGGGGGCAGGTGGAGCTTCGAGAGCAAGCCCGGGGACTTCGAGGCGGTCGCCCTCGCCGGGCTGGGCCCCAGGTGCCTCGAGGAGGGGTATGAGAGGGTTGTCCTCGACCTCACCCACGGGGTCAACTTCATGCCGGCTGTCGCGCTCAGGGTAGCGGAGAGGCTGGCGAATATCCTGTTGCTGGCCCACGGCGCCAAGTCGGTGAAGCTGGAGGTCTACAACAGCGACCCGTACCCGCCCCGCTCCCAACGCCCGGAGCTCCGGCTGAACCTGGTGGCCAGGGAGGAGGTGAGGGCGGTGAGGGTGCCCGCCCCGCTCCCGGAGAGGCTCCTGAGGCCCACCAGGCAGCTGGACAGCCAGACTAGCGAGGGGGTGAGGCGCGTTAACGAGGAGTACAAGAGGACGGTCGAGGTGTCCCTGTCGGCCCTGTACTACCCGCTGCCCCTCGCCCTCCACTACTCTCTCTCCCAGGCCGGCGAGGCCCCTCTGCGGGTGATGGAGGACGCGCTCGGGCTGTGGGAGCACACTGTGAGCGTATGTGGCCAAAGAGTCAAGGGGGCACTGCGCCTCGAGCCCGACGCGGTCTACGCGCTCCTGCTGGTGGAGGCCGTCCTCAGGGGGCTGGGGAGGCCTGAGTACCCGGCTCGTCTGGAAAGGCTGAGGGAGACAGTGAAGCTCTACGAGTCGATCAGCGAGCCCCACTACTACCTCATCGTGGACGAGTTGTCGAGGGTGGAGGGGGCCCTGGCGAAGCGCAAGCCCCTGTTAATTCGGCTGCGACTGCTGCTACGGAGCTTAGTGGAGAGAAGGCCCCAGCGGGGCGTCAGGCTCTGCGAGCTATACGGGGAGGAGTGCAGGGACGGGACCCCCGACAAGCGCGTGATGATCGCTCACGCCGGCCTCCAGAAGGAGCTCGTCCTCGTCGACCCCCAGGGCACCATCTCCTACAAGGGCGACGTCAGGCAGATGCTCAAGGAAGGGGGCCTCCTCATCCCCTTCGCTGAGTAG
- a CDS encoding RAMP superfamily CRISPR-associated protein: MQEVHGFEAIVISGSVKCEIKTKTPLTIGAGKSPVDPLAPDIPLLRDSIGRPVIPGSTLKGFFRSGIERTLSALNIKDYIKLVEDLFGTTRVEAYGSRLIFSDAYTDRDDAVGMRDHIKINSTTMAVEHGPFTQEYVKPGVSFSSNISFRNIPLSFLSLLSPVIKQADIGVARLGRSKSRGYGHVSINLLDISADIVWPSEMDSLSLSFSLPNYGKKVRISLRKSENKISISDSISECELTGDMETKPPILRAKLKWSDVEKCLEPLIRGLGK; the protein is encoded by the coding sequence ATGCAGGAAGTTCACGGATTTGAGGCTATTGTTATCTCAGGAAGTGTAAAATGTGAGATAAAAACGAAAACTCCTCTCACAATAGGAGCTGGCAAGAGCCCAGTGGATCCACTTGCTCCGGATATACCACTCCTCAGAGATTCCATTGGAAGGCCGGTTATACCAGGATCGACCTTGAAGGGCTTCTTCAGATCCGGCATTGAGAGAACTCTATCAGCGCTTAATATAAAAGATTACATTAAACTGGTAGAGGATCTCTTCGGGACGACTAGAGTCGAAGCCTATGGCTCCAGGCTTATCTTCAGTGATGCTTATACCGACAGGGACGATGCAGTGGGGATGAGGGATCATATAAAGATAAATTCAACAACGATGGCGGTTGAGCACGGACCCTTCACTCAGGAATACGTGAAACCCGGAGTTAGCTTTTCATCTAATATTTCGTTTAGGAATATCCCCCTGTCGTTCCTCTCCCTTCTCTCCCCTGTGATCAAGCAGGCGGATATCGGAGTGGCCAGATTGGGGAGATCAAAGAGCAGGGGATATGGACATGTATCCATAAATCTGTTAGATATCTCAGCTGACATAGTGTGGCCGTCCGAGATGGACAGTCTTTCCCTTTCGTTCTCCCTCCCGAATTATGGGAAAAAAGTAAGGATCTCCCTGAGGAAATCAGAGAACAAGATCTCAATCTCAGATTCCATTTCCGAGTGCGAACTGACCGGAGATATGGAAACAAAGCCTCCTATTTTAAGGGCTAAGCTGAAGTGGTCGGATGTTGAGAAATGCTTGGAGCCCTTGATAAGGGGGCTGGGCAAATGA
- a CDS encoding APC family permease, with protein sequence MCGSLRRELGFWDAVSVGLGAVIGAGIFVVVGLAAGVAGAGVVLAVVLAGFSAVFTGLSFAELGAALPRSGGVYEYGRSLLHPALGFLMGWSWVSGNIVLGATASLSFGYYLESAFPWFSHVAGAVLLIALVTLVNVVGVRVSASVNNVLVAGKVLVLLVFAALGVLSMDPGHFSGMTSASLSSLAAAAGLFYFAYIGFPRISTMAEEVVDPERNIPRAILVTLVLSMGLYVGVVVAAVGLVGSDALASSTAPIAVAAERLGIKGLVEAGALLATGSVVLTSAMGQSRVFYAMARNGEIPERLARVSERFGTPVNSILLSGVIMLVLVLTVDLSGLASFTSFSVLLTHVFTNLAALRLDRREVSVDYSLRGVPVHAFIGLALSLVLSLSLGTRTLVAGGVNVALALAWFYGYRLLRGRAHGLRV encoded by the coding sequence GTGTGCGGGTCGCTTAGGAGGGAGCTCGGGTTCTGGGACGCTGTGTCGGTGGGCTTGGGGGCTGTGATAGGCGCTGGTATCTTCGTGGTCGTGGGGCTCGCGGCTGGCGTGGCCGGGGCTGGGGTTGTGCTCGCCGTAGTGCTCGCGGGTTTCAGCGCGGTCTTCACGGGCCTGAGCTTTGCCGAGCTTGGCGCCGCGCTGCCGAGGTCTGGTGGTGTCTACGAGTATGGTCGTAGCCTTCTACACCCTGCGTTGGGGTTTCTGATGGGCTGGAGCTGGGTTAGCGGTAACATCGTGCTCGGGGCTACCGCCAGCCTCAGCTTCGGGTATTACCTTGAGAGCGCTTTTCCATGGTTTAGCCACGTTGCCGGCGCCGTCCTGCTTATAGCCCTGGTCACGCTGGTGAACGTTGTCGGGGTTAGGGTCTCGGCTTCCGTGAACAACGTTCTCGTCGCGGGGAAGGTCCTGGTGCTCTTGGTCTTCGCCGCCCTGGGAGTGCTGAGCATGGACCCCGGCCACTTCTCAGGTATGACGTCCGCGAGCCTCAGCAGCTTGGCTGCTGCCGCGGGCCTCTTCTACTTCGCGTATATAGGGTTTCCACGCATAAGCACGATGGCCGAGGAGGTCGTGGATCCCGAGAGGAATATACCGAGGGCTATACTTGTCACCCTGGTCCTCTCCATGGGCCTCTACGTCGGCGTAGTCGTGGCGGCGGTGGGGCTTGTAGGGAGCGACGCCCTTGCCAGCAGCACTGCTCCAATAGCCGTCGCAGCCGAGAGGCTTGGGATAAAGGGCTTGGTGGAGGCTGGGGCCCTGCTGGCCACGGGTAGCGTCGTGTTGACGTCGGCTATGGGGCAGTCCAGGGTTTTCTACGCTATGGCTAGGAACGGGGAGATACCGGAGAGGCTCGCGAGGGTGTCGGAGCGCTTCGGGACCCCCGTGAACTCTATACTTTTGTCGGGCGTGATCATGCTCGTCCTAGTGCTGACGGTCGACCTTTCAGGGCTCGCGTCGTTCACCAGCTTCAGCGTCCTCCTAACCCATGTCTTCACAAACCTCGCGGCCCTCAGGCTCGACAGGAGGGAAGTATCGGTCGACTACTCGTTGAGGGGCGTGCCGGTTCACGCTTTCATCGGCCTGGCCCTGAGCCTTGTCCTCAGCCTGAGCCTGGGGACTAGGACGCTCGTAGCAGGTGGGGTCAACGTAGCGCTCGCCCTGGCGTGGTTCTACGGCTACAGGCTGCTAAGGGGTAGGGCTCACGGCTTGAGGGTGTAG
- a CDS encoding Cas10/Cmr2 second palm domain-containing protein, whose translation MSEGPARHEIEEDLLSVYSVWGLNPLYEKINEILKEILRGKLKGKEIFGNLVRLRVHPPLLALALSSDPESSDWIKVRLSSLKAVAEREGFSKLAEQIKVDVSSYYERAKEILGLMQRGDWKVTIQVLEVGSIQEIVKRNGAFREMRGASLLVDVLPRYASIYVADKLGEEFILTKEAGELVFISHPSLSGKMEGEIIEHLKRIPIANAIVLKGNGSSAPMLKVKDIMNRAGSSYRLALASTRAINLGSGDPIELDPKDICRGCRADSSLNESSVDKLLRSFAVDETKVRRLKENIVERYGGKICQSCLILASYGLIFTDILNGEEKGWNKDVLNAVKMASSYEIFEKVRNAVSAGFEARFVTGLENYDYSESSNALIAMITADGDGFGALKGNSKSIEDFLSLSILFSTLMEEGLVSGARNSLEVEEKFLNLRMRESAGPRQYNFFLPITPFYVAGDDMVLILRAEHVVGFIRGLAERAKRVFFTAKELKIIPEEEKMGISMGITAGRTKVPGVYLYDASRAMLRYTKEIAKKAPRDEFTVQASILYAKSGASWESINKFKIESVDYDGLWRSLLWIGTEDESPVLKSLRIAVSGDNAIRSSDFKEVLEDLLPSGGRSRLYHEMALLRWLSDIARGMDSRWEEDRELYGRLRRIFSELTKKGSAEVWRSLYTLCSILNIVEDRVENELGSIDLRKKLSEIGRSFCEGE comes from the coding sequence ATGTCCGAAGGCCCGGCCAGGCACGAAATTGAAGAGGATCTTCTATCTGTTTATAGCGTTTGGGGGCTGAATCCCCTTTATGAAAAGATAAATGAAATTCTTAAAGAGATTCTTAGGGGAAAATTAAAGGGGAAGGAGATATTTGGGAATCTAGTGAGATTGAGGGTTCATCCTCCGTTGCTGGCACTGGCTCTCTCCAGCGATCCGGAAAGTAGCGATTGGATCAAGGTAAGGCTCTCCTCTTTAAAAGCTGTTGCTGAAAGAGAGGGATTCAGCAAACTTGCTGAACAAATAAAAGTGGATGTCTCATCTTACTATGAGAGAGCTAAGGAGATCCTTGGCTTGATGCAGAGAGGAGACTGGAAGGTGACAATACAGGTCCTTGAAGTTGGCTCTATACAGGAAATAGTGAAGAGAAATGGTGCCTTCAGGGAAATGAGAGGTGCAAGCCTTCTTGTCGATGTATTGCCCAGATATGCTTCGATTTATGTAGCTGACAAACTAGGAGAGGAGTTCATACTGACAAAAGAGGCTGGAGAGCTTGTGTTTATCTCACATCCATCTTTATCAGGGAAAATGGAAGGAGAGATCATTGAACACCTCAAGAGAATACCTATTGCTAATGCTATAGTCTTAAAGGGAAACGGCTCAAGCGCTCCAATGCTGAAAGTCAAAGATATAATGAACCGTGCTGGATCATCGTATCGACTAGCCTTGGCCTCAACTAGAGCGATCAATCTTGGATCTGGTGATCCGATTGAGCTCGATCCTAAGGATATATGTAGGGGTTGCAGAGCCGATTCAAGCCTGAATGAATCCTCTGTGGACAAACTGTTGCGTTCTTTTGCTGTTGATGAGACGAAAGTGAGGAGGCTAAAAGAAAACATCGTGGAGAGGTATGGTGGCAAAATATGCCAGAGCTGCCTAATTTTAGCCTCATATGGGCTTATTTTTACAGATATTCTAAATGGAGAAGAAAAAGGATGGAACAAAGATGTCCTGAATGCGGTTAAGATGGCATCATCCTATGAGATATTTGAAAAAGTGCGAAATGCCGTTTCTGCCGGCTTTGAAGCCAGATTTGTGACGGGACTGGAGAATTATGATTACTCCGAGTCCTCTAATGCACTTATTGCTATGATAACTGCAGATGGGGATGGCTTTGGCGCCTTAAAGGGCAATTCCAAGTCCATTGAGGACTTTCTCTCCTTATCCATTCTCTTCAGTACTCTCATGGAGGAGGGATTAGTGAGCGGAGCAAGGAACTCCCTAGAAGTTGAGGAAAAATTCCTAAACTTAAGAATGAGAGAGTCCGCTGGGCCAAGGCAGTACAACTTCTTCCTCCCCATAACACCCTTTTATGTGGCTGGCGATGACATGGTGCTCATTTTAAGGGCAGAACACGTTGTTGGATTCATCAGGGGTCTAGCTGAGAGAGCTAAAAGGGTCTTCTTTACCGCAAAGGAGCTCAAAATAATCCCCGAAGAGGAGAAAATGGGTATTAGCATGGGCATAACTGCAGGAAGAACCAAGGTACCAGGTGTGTATTTATATGATGCCTCTCGCGCAATGCTGAGATATACAAAAGAGATAGCGAAAAAGGCCCCGAGAGATGAATTCACAGTGCAAGCCTCAATTCTATATGCGAAATCAGGTGCATCATGGGAATCCATAAATAAATTCAAAATAGAGAGTGTTGACTATGATGGCCTGTGGAGATCTCTTCTATGGATAGGAACGGAGGATGAATCCCCTGTTCTTAAATCGCTCAGAATTGCTGTCTCTGGAGATAATGCCATTAGATCCTCTGATTTTAAGGAGGTCCTTGAGGATCTCCTTCCTTCAGGAGGAAGATCAAGGCTATATCATGAGATGGCGCTTCTGAGATGGCTAAGTGATATAGCAAGAGGTATGGATTCGAGGTGGGAAGAGGACAGGGAATTATACGGCCGTCTTAGAAGGATATTCAGCGAACTAACCAAGAAGGGATCAGCCGAGGTCTGGAGATCCCTGTACACTCTCTGCTCAATACTGAATATAGTGGAGGATAGAGTGGAGAATGAGCTCGGAAGCATTGACTTGAGAAAAAAGCTCAGTGAAATAGGAAGATCATTTTGTGAGGGTGAGTAG
- a CDS encoding P-loop NTPase family protein translates to MSQPDYFEEIRALYEKFRKLESSTIRLILDRWSDRRPLELTIDLMQDVLTNFSRLKETSDAVIRYLKDRDWRGAIISIVGEYGSGKTQLGQILLRRIEEEGIFSRIITISPLRDMKGVMLEALEASPAEGPAVLIIDEVDQLLGELNKGSRRMIEDLADTIRGITEGGHGYPPMGSVVMLLSKRAREALRSDKALGSRLMDRSKELSLSMSEDEREKASKEALNKIIALWMAYYEHDDEMRYAIRSSLDRVYPFMERVASELSRTREIGGIVKGLTELSSRIIENLGRSEQMGRIEEGNFAESLLRRFLSSEMRSIQLNVRIGDITRDYIAIFSDEPLSAPGARTDAHFDVWTYDASKGVKGGVLTTKVGVEIKYGKYWIERKDQLSKIMNAYPLLLISIAEMDPDEITDVKVEMGRRFDIVDINPDMFRMIQVLRDDAVMRFLRDWTTLERDLKEALEELMRGSVKVKEEASEQDILMEASASLLSSVFRELKKAKTSKRYDTLSKLIARSIEGVFSKYGERPPSIQDTVIYRIVRILEREGIGRMSQSGKSFSLDKDCRLKIEEIESDLERRRRIERIIFDVLSRPAGVQALEL, encoded by the coding sequence ATGAGCCAGCCCGACTATTTTGAGGAGATAAGGGCGCTTTATGAAAAATTCAGGAAGCTCGAGAGCTCCACAATAAGGTTGATACTGGACAGGTGGTCAGATAGAAGGCCGCTGGAGCTCACAATTGACCTGATGCAGGATGTTTTGACGAACTTTTCACGCTTGAAGGAGACCTCTGATGCTGTGATAAGGTATCTGAAGGATAGGGATTGGAGGGGAGCTATAATCAGTATTGTCGGGGAGTATGGGTCAGGAAAGACTCAATTGGGTCAAATTCTCCTGAGGAGGATTGAGGAAGAGGGGATATTCTCCAGGATCATCACAATAAGCCCCTTAAGGGACATGAAGGGGGTTATGCTTGAAGCTCTTGAAGCTTCTCCCGCTGAAGGGCCCGCTGTTCTCATAATAGATGAGGTGGATCAGCTTCTAGGAGAGCTAAACAAGGGAAGCAGGAGGATGATTGAGGATCTAGCTGATACAATCAGGGGGATAACTGAGGGAGGCCATGGATATCCTCCAATGGGATCCGTAGTCATGCTGCTGTCCAAGAGAGCCAGAGAAGCCCTTAGGAGCGATAAAGCCCTTGGAAGCAGGCTAATGGACAGGTCTAAGGAGTTAAGCCTATCTATGAGCGAGGATGAGAGGGAGAAAGCAAGTAAGGAGGCATTAAATAAGATAATTGCCCTCTGGATGGCATATTATGAGCACGACGATGAGATGAGGTATGCAATAAGGAGCTCCCTGGACAGAGTATATCCTTTCATGGAGAGAGTTGCCTCAGAGCTCTCGAGGACGAGAGAGATAGGGGGGATAGTGAAGGGTCTAACCGAGCTATCATCAAGGATAATTGAAAACTTAGGAAGATCTGAACAGATGGGAAGAATAGAAGAGGGGAACTTTGCAGAGAGCCTGCTGAGGAGGTTCCTGTCGAGCGAGATGAGGAGCATACAGCTCAACGTGAGGATTGGGGATATAACAAGGGATTACATAGCGATATTCTCTGATGAGCCCTTAAGCGCTCCAGGGGCCAGAACTGATGCTCATTTCGATGTGTGGACCTACGATGCCAGCAAAGGGGTGAAGGGTGGCGTCCTAACAACAAAAGTTGGGGTTGAGATAAAGTACGGGAAGTACTGGATAGAGAGAAAAGATCAGCTTTCAAAGATAATGAATGCCTATCCACTGCTTCTGATATCAATAGCTGAGATGGACCCAGACGAGATAACTGACGTAAAGGTGGAGATGGGGAGAAGGTTCGACATTGTGGATATAAACCCGGACATGTTCAGGATGATCCAGGTTCTGAGGGATGATGCTGTAATGAGGTTCCTAAGGGATTGGACAACGCTTGAGAGGGATTTGAAGGAGGCCCTGGAGGAGTTGATGAGAGGATCTGTTAAGGTGAAGGAGGAGGCTAGCGAGCAAGATATCCTAATGGAGGCTTCTGCCAGCCTGTTAAGCTCAGTTTTTAGGGAGTTGAAGAAAGCGAAGACTTCCAAGAGGTATGATACGCTCTCAAAGCTCATAGCTAGGAGCATAGAGGGCGTGTTCAGCAAGTACGGAGAGAGGCCTCCCTCTATTCAGGATACTGTTATCTATAGAATAGTGAGAATTCTTGAGAGGGAGGGGATTGGGAGGATGAGCCAGAGCGGAAAGAGCTTTAGCTTAGACAAGGACTGCAGGCTCAAGATCGAAGAGATAGAATCCGATTTGGAGAGGAGAAGGAGGATAGAGAGGATTATATTTGATGTCCTATCTAGACCGGCTGGAGTTCAGGCACTGGAGCTTTAA
- a CDS encoding RAMP superfamily CRISPR-associated protein has protein sequence MSSKTYKFIKVDGLRRRSTRNYIPHSSLSRAHKIHVSLKTESPVHVGSGEIQLHKDLPLLLNARSEGKLIIPGSTLKGAISHYYLALTGDISSTSNLFGFPGYMSKALFSDSFPEGSVEPQIVGIGPSWQPKARESGKIKLYRNDIEFREEKEQYYLECIPQGTSLKADIIVLNPLEIETAKLILAMGYNPNGSKVFLLGFGKPRGLGKVRILSIGVLSVDALGNERDITNEIMRQASNVLQELKGRFEEVFGGG, from the coding sequence ATGAGCTCCAAAACTTACAAGTTCATTAAGGTGGATGGTTTAAGGAGGAGATCGACGAGAAACTACATTCCTCACTCATCTCTTAGTAGAGCTCACAAAATACACGTATCTCTGAAGACAGAATCCCCAGTTCATGTTGGAAGTGGGGAGATCCAGCTTCACAAGGATCTTCCTCTGTTGCTAAATGCTAGATCAGAAGGAAAACTTATTATTCCTGGATCCACTCTGAAAGGAGCGATTTCTCACTATTATCTGGCGCTTACTGGAGATATATCCTCTACTTCAAACCTCTTTGGCTTCCCTGGTTATATGTCCAAAGCTCTATTCTCGGACTCATTCCCAGAAGGCTCTGTTGAACCGCAAATAGTAGGGATTGGTCCAAGCTGGCAGCCTAAGGCACGGGAATCAGGAAAAATAAAGCTTTACAGAAATGACATTGAGTTTCGAGAAGAGAAAGAGCAGTATTACCTTGAATGTATTCCTCAGGGGACATCTTTGAAGGCGGATATCATTGTTCTGAACCCGCTAGAAATAGAAACAGCAAAACTAATCCTAGCGATGGGGTATAATCCTAATGGCTCTAAAGTATTTCTTCTTGGATTCGGAAAACCAAGAGGGTTAGGAAAGGTAAGAATCCTCAGTATAGGAGTGTTATCTGTGGATGCCCTCGGAAATGAGAGGGACATCACGAATGAGATCATGAGGCAAGCTAGTAATGTCCTACAGGAGCTAAAAGGAAGATTTGAGGAGGTGTTCGGCGGTGGTTAG
- a CDS encoding AAA family ATPase has product MEVKVRRFNPIYEAFLNLKRVNVMRGPPETGKSNLLEALSIFSFLGQIKNYMNSGLVSPVSIGGRLWSLQGLSEILRMMTRARKLDDIFFAFSREEPIEVELDGKRMKCSYDSKKRALSVCLQEEEILEIDEYMNIRARREGLEGLPENVKFYRYSEGKEVQKEV; this is encoded by the coding sequence ATGGAGGTAAAAGTAAGGAGGTTCAATCCGATATACGAGGCTTTTCTGAATCTCAAGAGGGTTAATGTGATGAGAGGTCCTCCTGAGACCGGCAAGTCCAACCTTCTTGAGGCTCTATCAATCTTCTCCTTCCTGGGTCAGATCAAAAACTACATGAATTCAGGCCTTGTGTCCCCTGTGAGCATAGGAGGTAGACTCTGGTCCCTTCAAGGTCTATCTGAGATCCTGAGGATGATGACAAGAGCTAGAAAACTGGATGATATCTTCTTTGCTTTCTCAAGGGAGGAGCCCATTGAGGTGGAGCTGGATGGAAAAAGGATGAAATGCTCCTATGACAGCAAGAAGAGGGCTCTCAGCGTATGCCTTCAGGAAGAGGAGATCCTGGAAATAGATGAGTATATGAACATCAGGGCAAGGCGTGAGGGTCTTGAGGGGCTTCCAGAAAACGTGAAGTTCTACAGGTACTCCGAGGGAAAGGAGGTTCAAAAGGAGGTTTAG
- a CDS encoding RAMP superfamily CRISPR-associated protein, producing MRNLRVEVKLRGIRTVQPSGEIRKEDYRVMVYEKKVGDRIVAYPISPAQFKGALRQIACIVVQNKPELRQAYEDLFGTDVADRCFGESREVASPVSKEGKLSFEIINCDISDKLEKLIELRPRTKLDRELGTVERGSLLFSQVISSGFKVTFLIKSNEELNEREVDLLTKALNALKGWGIGGWTCLGYGSVEEVSISEF from the coding sequence ATGAGAAATCTGAGAGTTGAGGTCAAATTAAGGGGAATAAGAACAGTTCAACCATCCGGTGAGATTAGAAAGGAGGATTACAGGGTAATGGTCTATGAGAAGAAGGTAGGAGACAGAATAGTTGCCTATCCGATATCCCCGGCCCAATTTAAAGGAGCCCTCAGGCAGATAGCGTGCATAGTAGTGCAGAACAAACCTGAGCTCAGGCAAGCTTATGAGGATCTCTTCGGCACTGACGTTGCTGACAGGTGCTTTGGTGAAAGTAGAGAGGTGGCCTCGCCTGTCTCTAAGGAGGGAAAGCTAAGTTTTGAAATTATAAATTGTGATATCAGCGACAAGCTTGAGAAGCTGATCGAGCTGAGGCCCAGAACAAAGCTGGATAGAGAGCTAGGAACTGTCGAGAGAGGATCTCTTCTTTTCTCTCAGGTGATATCATCTGGGTTCAAGGTTACCTTTCTGATAAAATCTAACGAAGAACTCAATGAGAGAGAAGTGGATCTTCTGACAAAAGCTCTAAATGCTCTTAAGGGGTGGGGGATTGGTGGATGGACTTGTTTAGGTTATGGAAGTGTTGAGGAGGTGAGCATAAGTGAGTTTTGA